A section of the Cololabis saira isolate AMF1-May2022 chromosome 6, fColSai1.1, whole genome shotgun sequence genome encodes:
- the LOC133445621 gene encoding homeobox protein engrailed-1-B-like, producing the protein MYTTVTHCLIMFLLAHPRPKRVDQQPRPVTRHHAARTLSASVEPLMEEPRAGGGAPPQGPQAPQGPRNTTFFISDILRPDFGRRKERAPSRADGPPDTPGTPCSDSGCAADGAGPPAAGPAGPPQPKAEQRPSSGGAEEAECPLMELSSSGAASPAAEPLLWPAWVYCTRYSDRPSSGPRTRKLKKSKSGKEDKRPRTAFTAEQLQRLKTEFQVNRYITEQRRQALAQELHLNESQIKIWFQNKRAKIKKASGFKNGLALQLMAQGLYNHSTTTIQEEDKEDSD; encoded by the exons ATGTACACGACGGTGACCCATTGTCTGATTATGTTTCTGCTGGCCCACCCCAGACCAAAG CGCGTGGATCAGCAGCCACGGCCGGTCACGCGCCACCATGCCGCGCGCACACTGAGCGCATCAGTGGAGCCGCTGATGGAGGAGCCGCGGGCCGGCGGCGGGGCCCCCCCGCAGGGCCCGCAGGCCCCGCAGGGCCCCCGCAACACCACCTTCTTCATCTCCGACATCCTCCGCCCGGACTTCGGCCGCCGGAAGGAGCGGGCGCCCTCCCGGGCCGACGGGCCGCCCGACACACCCGGGACGCCCTGCTCGGACTCCGGCTGCGCCGCGGACGGAGCGGGGCCCCCCGCCGCGGGCCCCGCGGGGCCCCCGCAGCCCAAAGCCGAGCAGAGGCCGAGCAGCGGCGGCGCGGAGGAGGCTGAGTGCCCGCTGATGGAGCTGAGCAGCAGCGGAGCGGCGTCCCCCGCCGCGGAGCCGCTGCTGTGGCCCGCCTGGGTCTACTGCACCCGCTACTCCGACAGACCCTCCTCTG GTCCAAGGACGCGGAAACTCAAGAAGTCCAAGAGTGGCAAAGAGGACAAGCGGCCACGCACGGCCTTCACGGCGGAGCAACTGCAGCGGCTGAAGACAGAGTTTCAGGTGAACCGCTACATCACGGAGCAGCGGCGCCAGGCCCTGGCCCAAGAACTGCACCTGAATGAGTCCCAGATCAAGATCTGGTTCCAGAACAAGCGTGCCAAGATCAAGAAGGCCAGCGGCTTCAAGAACGGCCTTGCTCTGCAGCTGATGGCGCAGGGGCTCTACAACCActccaccaccaccatccaggAAGAAGACAAGGAGGACAGTGACTGA